The DNA segment TGATCACCTCTTCCGTCAGTGGGGAAGGGAAAACATTTTGTTCCCTGAACATCGCCACGGTATTTGCCTTGAGCGAAAAAAGAACCGTAATCCTTGGACTGGATTTGAGAAAACCCAAACTGTTTGACGAGTTTAATTTGAGCAATGAGGTGGGTGTCGTGAATTATATCATCAAGCAAAAAACCGTGGACGAAATCATCAATGCCACCAACATCCCGTTTCTGGACGTTATTTTTTCGGGTCCCATTCCGCCCAATCCAGCCGAGATGATCATGAGCGACGGGATGAAGAACTTGATTGAAGAACTCAAGCTTAAATACGATTACATCATTTTGGATACGCCACCGGTTGGTTTGGTGTCGGATGCTTTGGAGTTGGCGCAATATTGCGATGTCACCTTGTACATCGTGAGACAGAATTTCACCAAAAAAGAAATGATTACCTTGCTCAACAACAGGGTCAAACGTGGCGAACTCAACAATACCAGCATTATCCTGAACGGATTCCAGAACAAGGCCAAATATGGAGCCGGTTACGGGTATGGCTATGGCTACGGCTATGGCGACACGACCTATTCGAACGGCTATCATGAGGATGACAAGCCCAAAACTATTTTCGAAAAGATAATGGGTAAATTTCGCAAAAGACAAGTCTAACAAAGAGGTTCTTTAAAAACGTAAACATGAAGGAAGCAACAAAAAACACAATTCTTGTAACGGGAGGGGCAGGATTTATAGGATCCAATCTTTGCGACTATTTTTTGTCCCAAGGGCATCAAGTGGTTTGTCTGGATAATTTTGCCACCGGACACCGCCATAATTTGAAGGACTTTATAAACCATCCCCATTTCAGTTTGATTGAGGGAGATATTCGAAACTTGTCGGATTGCCGGCATGCAGTCCAAGGCGTGGATTATGTTTTGCACCAGGCTGCCTTGGGTTCGGTGCCCCGATCCATCCAGGATCCCATTAGCACGAACGAGGTGAATGTCTCGGGATTTTTGAACATGCTGACCGCTTCTCGTGATGCCGGGATCAAACGCTTTGTTTATGCGGCAAGTTCTTCGACTTACGGTGATTCGCAAGGCTTGCCCAAAGTGGAAGAGGTGATCGGGAAACCGCTTTCGCCTTATGCCATCACCAAATACGTGAACGAATTGTATGCCGCTATTTTTAGTCGAACTTACGGATTGGAAACCATTGGTTTGCGTTATTTCAATGTTTTTGGACGCAAACAAGATCCCCAAGGCGCCTATGCCGCCGTCATTCCCAAATTAGTAATGCAGTTGATGCAACTCGAAAGCCCATTAATCAACGGGGACGGCAATTATTCCCGTGATTTTACCTATATCGACAACGTGATTCAAATGAATGAACTGGCGATGACCACCCAAAATCCGGAGGCAGTCAACACGGTTTTCAACACGGCTTATGGCGACCGCCATACGCTGAACGACTTGGTGGGGTATTTGAAGGAATTCTTGTCGGCACACAATCCAAAAATAGCGGATGTGGCCATTGCATATGGTCCCAACCGGGCAGGCGACATTCCCCATTCTTTGGCGAGTATAGAGAAAGCGAAAAATTTGTTGGGTTATGATCCGCAATTTTCTTTGCAGGAAGGGTTGAAGGAAGCGGTGGATTGGTATTGGGAGCATTTGAAATAAGGTTAGAAGTGGGAGGTTAGAAGTTAGAAGTGAATAGATAGAAGAAAAAAAATATATTAAATGAAAATTACAAAAATTTGTTGCATCGGTGCAGGATATGTTGGAGGGCCCACCATGGCCATTATTGCACAGAAATGTCCCCATATTCAAGTCACGGTGGTCGATTTGAATGCAGATCGAATTGCGGCCTGGAATGATGCCGACGTTAGAAACATCCCGATTTATGAGCCGGGTTTGAGCGAAGTGGTAGCCGAAGCCAGGGGAAGAAACCTTTTTTTCTCGACCGAGGTAGATAAAGCCATAGACGAAGCCCAGATTATTTTTATATCGGTGAATACGCCTACCAAAACCTATGGTAAAGGAAAGGGAATGGCCGCCGATTTGAAATACATTGAATTGTGCGCCAGACAAATTGCCAAAATCGCCAAAGACAACAAGATCGTGGTCGAGAAATCGACTTTGCCGGTGCGTACTGCCGAGGCCATCAAAAGTATTTTGGACAATACCGGAAATGGCGTCCAGTTTCAAATCCTTTCCAATCCAGAGTTTTTGGCCGAGGGAACCGCCGTGGACGACTTGTTGCAGCCCGACCGTATTTTGATTGGCGGCGACGAAACGGCCGAAGGTCAAAAAGCCATCCAGGCACTTGTGGCTGTTTATTCGAATTGGGTAGCCCCGGAAAAAATATTGACCACCAATGTATGGTCGTCGGAATTGTCGAAATTGACTGCCAATGCTTTTTTGGCACAAAGAATATCTTCGATCAATGCCTTGTCGGAGCTTTGCGAAAAAACGGGAGCCAACATCAACGAAGTGGCCAAAGCCATAGGAATGGACAGCCGGATAGGGCCAAAATTCCTCAAAGCTTCGGTTGGTTTTGGAGGATCCTGTTTTCAAAAAGACATCCTGAACCTGGTTTACATCGCCAAATCGTATGGATTGAACGAGGTGGCCGATTATTGGGAACAGGTCATCATCATGAACGACCACCAGAAAAAACGGTTTGCCAACAAAATTGTGCAAACCCTTTACAACACCGTTGCCGACAAGAAAATTACCTTTTTGGGTTGGGCTTTCAAGAAAGACACCAACGATACCCGCGAATCGGCGGCTATTTACGTGGCCAATGATTTGATCAACGAACAAGCCAAGATTGCCGTGTATGATCCCAAAGTGTCCCATAAAAAAATGGTGTCCGATTTGGATTATCTGGAAACCCGATCTTTGGAAAAGAATCTGGAAGGCGTGGTTTCGTTTGACGATCCTTATGAAGCCTGCCAAAATGCCCACGCCATAGCGGTATTGACCGAGTGGGATGAATTTACGCATTATGATTGGCAGAAAATATACGATGGCATGCAAAAACCGGCTTTTGTTTTTGACGGAAGAAATATATTGAATGGCGAGGAATTACAGGAGATAGGGTTTGTTTATCATGGGATTGGAGCGTAAATAGGGGGGGGCTGTTTTCGGTTTTCAGTTATCTGTTATCTGTTTGGAGATAGTATTTTATTTGTGTGTAAAGGTTTTGTTTGTAGTGGTTTAGTGTTTTTTTTGATTGCGAAACATCATAAAATGTGGGAAACCGTAAAAAACGCATTTCTATTTTGAGTAGGTTTGCAAAATTTGAAATATAAAGTATTCGTGGACTTTAGCATAGCATTAAAAAGGAAGCGTTAGTTCGTTAAACAACAAGTTGATTGTTTACACGTACATTATCAACAAGATTCTTTCTAGAAAAAGAATCGCAACACTTTAAAAATTGAGTAAAGACATAAAAATTGCCGTTATAGGTTTGGGATACGTTGGTTTGCCTTTGGCGCGCTTGTTTGCCACCCACTATTCCGTGACCGGATTTGACATCAATCAATCCCGAGTCGATGCCTTGAAGTTGGGCAACGACAGCACACTCGAGATTGATGCTTCGACTTTGCATGGCGTATTGTTGGAAAACCAAACGAATGCCGTAGGTTTGTACTGCACTTCCACTCTTTCAGAAATTGCGGATTGCAATTATTATATAGTTACTGTTCCCACACCGGTGGACAAGAACAACCGTCCTGATTTGACCCCTTTGTACAAATCCAGCGAAACTGTTGGAAAGGTATTGAAAAAAGGTGACATCGTCATTTATGAATCCACCGTTTATCCCGGGGTGACCGAGGAGGAATGCGTGCCGGTTTTGGAACGAATTTCGGGTTTAAAGTTCAACGTCGATTTTTTTGCGGGTTATTCCCCTGAAAGAATCAATCCCGGTGACAAGGAACATACCGTGGACAAGATTTTGAAGGTTACTTCCGGTTCCACTCCCGAAATTGGAGTCAAAGTAAACCAACTGTACCAATCGGTGATCACGGCAGGGACTTATCTTGCCCCTTCGATAAAAGTGGCCGAAGCCGCCAAAGTAATCGAGAATTCCCAAAGAGACATCAATATTGCCTTTGTCAACGAATTGGCCAAGATATTCAACATCCTGGAAATTGATACCCATGCCGTTTTGGAAGCTGCCGGCACGAAATGGAATTTCCTTCCCTTCAAACCGGGTTTGGTTGGAGGCCATTGCATAGGCGTGGATCCGTATTATTTGGCCCAGAAAGCACAAGAAAATGGATATCATCCCGAAATAATATTGGCAGGACGCCGTTTGAACGACAGTATGGGCGATTACGTGGCTTCGCAAGTGGTCAAATTAATGATTAAAAAGGGGATTACCATCAATGGAGCGACGCTTTTAATGTTGGGCATTACGTTCAAGGAAAACTGTCCCGATGTTCGTAATACCAAAATTGTTGACGTGATTAGCGCCTTGGAAGATTACGGTATTACCGTAAATCTTTATGATCCTTGGGCCAATCCGGTCGAGGTCTTGCATGAATATGGTATAAACGCCAGCAAAGACTGTCCATCCACTGCTTATGATGCCATAGTTTTGGGAGTGGCCCACCAGGAATTCCTGGAGTTGGATTTCAATTCCATAAGAAATGAAAACAGCATTGTTTATGACGTGAAAGGGGTTTTGGGGGATTTGGCGGATGGAAGGCTTTAGGAGAGGTTGGAAGTTGGAGGTTGGAAGTTAGAGGTTAGAAGTTGTGGGTTTTGGAACGTATTGCGTGATGGTTTAAGGTTTAATAATCAAGGGGCAAGACTGGAGAATGTAGAATTAAGTATTAAGAATCAAGTATTAAGACTGGAGAATGTGGAATTAAGTATTAAGAATCAAGTATTAAGAATTAAGACTAGAGAGTGTAGAATTAAGTATTAAGACTGGAGAATGTGGAATTAAGTATTAAGAATCAAGTATTAAGAATTAAGACTAGAGAGTGTAGAATTAAGAATACAGAATTAAGTATTAAGTATTAAGAATTAAGAATTAAGAATTAAGACTGGAGAATATAGAATTGAGACTGGAGAGTATGGAATTAAGTATTAAGAATTAAGTATTAAGACTGGAGAATATAGCATTAAGACTAGGGAATTAGGGAATATAGAATAAAGAGTAAATCATAAAGAGGATAGTTAAACAAGAAATAGTTGTATAATGAAAAAAATATTGATCACGGGAGGAGCGGGGTTTATTGGGTCGCATGTCGTTAGACGTTTTGTGCAAAAATATCCGGAATGCCAGATTTTTAATTTGGATGCGCTTACTTATGCGGGAAATTTGGAGAATATTACCGATATCGAAAAGGAACCCAACTATACTTTCGTGAAAGGGGACATTACCGATGAACGGTTTATCCATGATTTGTTTGAAGAGCAACAATTTGACGGGGTAATCCATTTGGCTGCCGAATCGCACGTGGATCGTTCCATCGAAGATCCGATGGCTTTCGTGAAAACGAACGTGATCGGGACGGTGAATTTGCTCAATGCAGCCCGAAAACAATGGGCAAATGCTGCCGAAGGCAAACGTTTTTATCACGTAAGCACCGACGAGGTGTATGGTTCGTTGGGTGCCGAAGGCTTGTTTACCGAAACCACGCCTTATGATCCGAATTCGCCCTATTCGGCTTCCAAAGCGAGTTCCGACCACTTTGTGAGGGCTTATGGCGAAACCTACGGATTGCCTTATGTGCTGACCAATTGTTCCAACAACTATGGGCCGAACCATTTTCCGGAAAAATTAATCCCGTTGTTTATCAACAACATCATCAACAACAAGCCGTTGCCTGTTTACGGGGATGGAAATTATACCCGCGATTGGCTGTTCGTGAAAGATCATGCCGTGGCCATTGATTTGGTTTTTCACCAAGGCCAGAATCACGAAACCTACAACATCGGTGGATTCAACGAATGGAAAAACATCGATTTGGTCAAGGTTTTGTGCCAAATCATGGACACAAAATTGGGCAGGGAAGCTGGGGAATCGGCAAAACTAATCACTTACGTGAAAGACCGACCGGGACACGATTTGCGCTATGCCATCGATGCCAACAAAATCAACCAAGAATTGGGATGGAAACCTTCCGTGACTTTCGAACAAGGTCTGGAAATTACCATCGATTGGTATTTGAGCAATCAAGAATGGTTGAACAACGTGACTTCGGGAGCGTATGAGAAGTATTACGAGAAGATGTATTCGTAGGAGTTGGAAGTTAGAAGTGGGGAGTTGGAAGTTGGAAGAGGGAAGTTGGAAGAGGGAAGTTGGAAGTGGGGAGTTAGAAGTGGGAGGTTAGAATATAAAAACAGATAAACCATGAATTGGTATGTAGTGTACACCAAGCCCAAATGGGAAAAGAAAGTGGCGGAGCGATTGAATGAAATTGGGGTGGTGGCCTATTGTCCCTTGATTGAAAAGACCAGTCAATGGTCTGACAGGAAGAAGAAAATAAGTGTGCCGTTGTTTAATTCCTATATTTTTGTGCAGATTGAAGACAGGAACCGCAACAGGGTTTTTGAAATTCCGGGAGCTGTTCGCTATTTGTTTTGGTTGGGGAAACCCGCAACGGTCAGGGATTCGGAAATCGAGACCATCCAGAATTGGTTGTCGGCACCGGCCACTTACGAAGTTACCTTGGATCGATGGAAAAAAGGCGATAA comes from the Flavobacterium limnophilum genome and includes:
- a CDS encoding SDR family oxidoreductase; protein product: MKEATKNTILVTGGAGFIGSNLCDYFLSQGHQVVCLDNFATGHRHNLKDFINHPHFSLIEGDIRNLSDCRHAVQGVDYVLHQAALGSVPRSIQDPISTNEVNVSGFLNMLTASRDAGIKRFVYAASSSTYGDSQGLPKVEEVIGKPLSPYAITKYVNELYAAIFSRTYGLETIGLRYFNVFGRKQDPQGAYAAVIPKLVMQLMQLESPLINGDGNYSRDFTYIDNVIQMNELAMTTQNPEAVNTVFNTAYGDRHTLNDLVGYLKEFLSAHNPKIADVAIAYGPNRAGDIPHSLASIEKAKNLLGYDPQFSLQEGLKEAVDWYWEHLK
- a CDS encoding UDP-glucose 6-dehydrogenase, which encodes MKITKICCIGAGYVGGPTMAIIAQKCPHIQVTVVDLNADRIAAWNDADVRNIPIYEPGLSEVVAEARGRNLFFSTEVDKAIDEAQIIFISVNTPTKTYGKGKGMAADLKYIELCARQIAKIAKDNKIVVEKSTLPVRTAEAIKSILDNTGNGVQFQILSNPEFLAEGTAVDDLLQPDRILIGGDETAEGQKAIQALVAVYSNWVAPEKILTTNVWSSELSKLTANAFLAQRISSINALSELCEKTGANINEVAKAIGMDSRIGPKFLKASVGFGGSCFQKDILNLVYIAKSYGLNEVADYWEQVIIMNDHQKKRFANKIVQTLYNTVADKKITFLGWAFKKDTNDTRESAAIYVANDLINEQAKIAVYDPKVSHKKMVSDLDYLETRSLEKNLEGVVSFDDPYEACQNAHAIAVLTEWDEFTHYDWQKIYDGMQKPAFVFDGRNILNGEELQEIGFVYHGIGA
- a CDS encoding nucleotide sugar dehydrogenase, translated to MSKDIKIAVIGLGYVGLPLARLFATHYSVTGFDINQSRVDALKLGNDSTLEIDASTLHGVLLENQTNAVGLYCTSTLSEIADCNYYIVTVPTPVDKNNRPDLTPLYKSSETVGKVLKKGDIVIYESTVYPGVTEEECVPVLERISGLKFNVDFFAGYSPERINPGDKEHTVDKILKVTSGSTPEIGVKVNQLYQSVITAGTYLAPSIKVAEAAKVIENSQRDINIAFVNELAKIFNILEIDTHAVLEAAGTKWNFLPFKPGLVGGHCIGVDPYYLAQKAQENGYHPEIILAGRRLNDSMGDYVASQVVKLMIKKGITINGATLLMLGITFKENCPDVRNTKIVDVISALEDYGITVNLYDPWANPVEVLHEYGINASKDCPSTAYDAIVLGVAHQEFLELDFNSIRNENSIVYDVKGVLGDLADGRL
- the rfbB gene encoding dTDP-glucose 4,6-dehydratase, translated to MKKILITGGAGFIGSHVVRRFVQKYPECQIFNLDALTYAGNLENITDIEKEPNYTFVKGDITDERFIHDLFEEQQFDGVIHLAAESHVDRSIEDPMAFVKTNVIGTVNLLNAARKQWANAAEGKRFYHVSTDEVYGSLGAEGLFTETTPYDPNSPYSASKASSDHFVRAYGETYGLPYVLTNCSNNYGPNHFPEKLIPLFINNIINNKPLPVYGDGNYTRDWLFVKDHAVAIDLVFHQGQNHETYNIGGFNEWKNIDLVKVLCQIMDTKLGREAGESAKLITYVKDRPGHDLRYAIDANKINQELGWKPSVTFEQGLEITIDWYLSNQEWLNNVTSGAYEKYYEKMYS
- a CDS encoding UpxY family transcription antiterminator — protein: MNWYVVYTKPKWEKKVAERLNEIGVVAYCPLIEKTSQWSDRKKKISVPLFNSYIFVQIEDRNRNRVFEIPGAVRYLFWLGKPATVRDSEIETIQNWLSAPATYEVTLDRWKKGDKIVLESGPFVSQSAIIQEVKQNHYILILESLGCLLRVDKKEE